The following coding sequences lie in one Arachis ipaensis cultivar K30076 chromosome B05, Araip1.1, whole genome shotgun sequence genomic window:
- the LOC107643588 gene encoding uncharacterized protein LOC107643588 isoform X1 codes for MSEGVKKQDFVEDPHKNQVTSVENPADNLQHPDSDNNTNGENPMPSPQQEEEVIKKKYGGLIPKKPPLISKDHERAYFDSADWALGKQGAQKPKGPLEALRPKLQPTTQQTRSRRSAYAPADEGEADGSSNNASLEHQSATEDVDSDNTNTSQDQCH; via the exons ATGTCAGAGGGGGTAAAGAAACAGGACTTTGTTGAAGATCCTCACAAGAATCAAGTTACTTCTGTAGAAAATCCTGCGGATAATCTCCAACATCCAGATTCAGATAACAATACAAATGGTGAAAATCCCATGCCCTCGCCACAACAGGAG GAAGAAGTTATCAAGAAAAAGTATGGAGGCCTAATACCAAAGAAGCCCCCACTAATATCCAAG GATCATGAACGCGCTTATTTTGATTCTGCTGATTGGGCATTGGGGAAG CAAGGAGCACAAAAGCCCAAAGGACCACTGGAAGCACTTCGCCCAAAGTTGCAG CCAACAACGCAGCAGACACGTTCAAGGCGCTCAGCTTATGCTCCAGCAGATGAAGGTGAAG CAGACGGCTCCAGCAACAATGCCTCGCTAGAGCATCAGAGTGCCACCGAAGATGTTGACAGCGACAACACTAATACTTCTCAGGACCAATGCCATTAA
- the LOC107643588 gene encoding uncharacterized protein LOC107643588 isoform X2, translated as MSEGVKKQDFVEDPHKNQVTSVENPADNLQHPDSDNNTNGENPMPSPQQEEEVIKKKYGGLIPKKPPLISKDHERAYFDSADWALGKQGAQKPKGPLEALRPKLQPTTQQTRSRRSAYAPADEGEDGSSNNASLEHQSATEDVDSDNTNTSQDQCH; from the exons ATGTCAGAGGGGGTAAAGAAACAGGACTTTGTTGAAGATCCTCACAAGAATCAAGTTACTTCTGTAGAAAATCCTGCGGATAATCTCCAACATCCAGATTCAGATAACAATACAAATGGTGAAAATCCCATGCCCTCGCCACAACAGGAG GAAGAAGTTATCAAGAAAAAGTATGGAGGCCTAATACCAAAGAAGCCCCCACTAATATCCAAG GATCATGAACGCGCTTATTTTGATTCTGCTGATTGGGCATTGGGGAAG CAAGGAGCACAAAAGCCCAAAGGACCACTGGAAGCACTTCGCCCAAAGTTGCAG CCAACAACGCAGCAGACACGTTCAAGGCGCTCAGCTTATGCTCCAGCAGATGAAGGTGAAG ACGGCTCCAGCAACAATGCCTCGCTAGAGCATCAGAGTGCCACCGAAGATGTTGACAGCGACAACACTAATACTTCTCAGGACCAATGCCATTAA